In one window of Vulpes vulpes isolate BD-2025 chromosome 1, VulVul3, whole genome shotgun sequence DNA:
- the IFNGR1 gene encoding interferon gamma receptor 1, with protein sequence MALLLLLVLVLQAGCWVEMSPADPELSSVPVPTNITIEAYNFNTVLFWNYPPMPQIPVFTVQVKNYGEAVWIDACNTSDHYCNIFPVINDPSLSLWARVKARLGQKESAYVESKEFILCRQGKIGPPALGIRKMENQIIIDLFHPLTAISGRQAVPIYDENNCHTFMYTVYMKINGSETTYTTGIEDEDDCNETQCRLTIPVSSLSLNYCISAEGVSKEWSVVTEKSRELCITTFDGDHIEDSVWIPIVAALLLFLVLILVFVYCYIKKMNPFKRESIMLPKSLLSVVKNASSETKSESKCVSPVTYQPIVPENEKMVWEEQLSPATIVDMPTEDNAGKMEPREDLFSETEVVTTEQNTSDMASRCPLTPGMTENSVHSNSNQSEPCVVAFNSYHSRNGSDSGVVESDSFLSDSELPPNNKTEIKTGEQETVMLRNTTTSFGYDKPHVLVDLLVDEGTKESLIGYRLTADSGEFS encoded by the exons TGCCAGTACCAACCAATATTACAATTGAGGCCTATAACTTTAATACTGTCCTATTTTGGAACTACCCACCCATGCCACAGATTCCTGTTTTTACTGTACAGGTAAAGAACTATGG GGAAGCAGTATGGATTGATGCCTGCAACACCTCAGATCATTACTGTAATATTTTTCCCGTAATTAATGATCCATCACTTTCTCTCTGGGCCAGAGTTAAAGCTAGGCTTGGGCAAAAAGAATCAGCCTATGTAGAatcaaaagaatttattttatgtcGACAAG GGAAAATTGGACCACCTGCACTGGGtatcagaaaaatggaaaaccaaatcattattgatttatttcatccTTTAACTGCTATAAGTGGAAGACAGGCAGTACCCATATATGATGAAAATAATTGTCACACATTCATGTATACCgtgtatatgaaaataaatggaagtgaG ACAACATACACAACGGGTATAGAGGACGAAGATGATTGCAATGAGACTCAGTGCCGCCTTACGATCCCAGTGTCCTCCCTCAGTTTGAACTACTGTATTTCAGCAGAAGGAGTCTCAAAAGAATGGTCTGTTGTAACTGAGAAGTCCAGAGAGCTTTGTATTACCACTTTTGATGGTGACCACATAGAAG attctgtttGGATTCCAATTGTTGCTGCTCTCCTACTTTTTCTAGTACTTATCCTGGTATTTGTGTATTGTTACATTAAGAAGATGAATCcatttaagagagaaagcatcATGTTACCCAAGTCCTTg CTGTCTGTGGTAAAAAATGCCTCTTCTGAGACCAAATCTGAATCAAAATGTGTATCACCCGTCACCTACCAGCCAATTGTTCCAGAAAATGAGAAGATGGTCTGGGAAGAGCAGTTGTCGCCAGCAACAATTGTAGATATGCCTACTGAAGACAATGCCGGAAAAATGGAACCCCGAGAAGACCTTTTCAGTGAAACAGAAGTGGTGACCACTGAACAGAATACTTCTGACATGGCTTCTAGGTGCCCTCTGACCCCAGGAATGACAGAGAATTCTGTCCATTCAAATAGTAACCAGTCTGAACCCTGTGTTGTCGCTTTCAACTCCTATCACTCCAGAAATGGTTCTGACAGTGGCGTTGTGGAATCGGACAGCTTCTTATCTGACTCAGAACTTCCCccaaataataaaactgaaataaagacTGGAGAACAGGAGACTGTAATGCTGAGAAACACCACCACCTCCTTTGGTTATGACAAGCCACATGTGTTAGTGGATCTGCTTGTGGACGAGGGTACTAAGGAGTCCTTGATTGGTTATAGACTTACGGCAGATTCTGGAGAGTTTTCCTAA
- the IL22RA2 gene encoding interleukin-22 receptor subunit alpha-2 isoform X2: MMPKHCFLGFLFSLFLTAVVETQSAHESLKPQRVHFQSRNFHNILHWQPGRACTSNGSVYFVQYKMYGQRQWKNKEDCWGILECFCDLTNETSDIQEPYYGRVRTTSAGIHSGWTMTQRFTPWWERAKGI; this comes from the exons ATGATGCCTAAACACTGCTTTCTAGGCTTCCTCTTCAGTCTCTTCCTGACTGCTGTAGTAG aaactcaGTCAGCCCATGAGTCTCTGAAGCCTCAGAGAGTACACTTCCAGTCTCGAAATTTTCACAACATTTTGCATTGGCAGCCTGGCAGGGCTTGTACCAGCAACGGCAGTGTCTATTTTGTGCAGTATAAAAT GTATGGACAgagacaatggaaaaataaagaggactgTTGGGGTATTCTAGAATGCTTTTGTGACCTTACCAACGAAACATCAGATATACAGGAACCCTACTATGGGCGGGTGAGGACCACCTCCGCTGGGATCCACTCGGGCTGGACCATGACACAGCGCTTCACTCCATGGTGGGAAA